A single genomic interval of Nostoc commune NIES-4072 harbors:
- the ltrA gene encoding group II intron reverse transcriptase/maturase, whose protein sequence is MQKSNTRQIAPKPNKNGFLPLKTNPIRTVLSNESMVEWKHINWRKLERRVFKLQKRIYKASRRGDVKAFRRLQRTLMNSWAAKCLSVRRVTQDNQGKKTAGVDGVKSLSPEARLILVTKIKPKSKVKPTRRVWIPKPGTDEKRPLGIPVMNDRALQALFKLALEPEWEARFEPNSYGFRPGRSCHDAREAIFQAIVQKSKFVLDADIAKCFDRIDHEALLRKLNTSPTIRRQIRAWLKAGVMDGKQLFPTSEGTPQGGVISPLLANIALHGMEERINKAFPEMSQTMRETWYHKKGTKFRSPQVIRYADDFVILHKDITVVQRCREIISEWLIDMGLELKLSKTRLTHTLNKYGSEKPGFNFLGFNIRQWKVGKYHSKQGFKTIITPSKEKQKIHYDRIASIIDDHKAAPQMALISRLNPVITGWSNYYSTSVSKVIFADLDNLMYPKLKAWAQHRHPKKSRGWVTKKYWQTIGGDNWVFATRQEGKNPLRLRSHAETKIIRHVKVKGEASPYDGNLIYWSSRMGEHPETTTRVATLLKKQKGKCTHCRMYFREEDVLEIDHKIPKSLGGKDDYKNLQILHRHCHDEKTTVDGSVVKYA, encoded by the coding sequence ATGCAAAAGTCTAATACACGACAAATTGCTCCTAAACCTAACAAAAACGGTTTTCTTCCCCTGAAGACTAACCCAATTAGAACGGTTTTGAGTAATGAATCGATGGTGGAATGGAAACACATCAACTGGCGTAAGTTGGAAAGACGTGTTTTTAAGTTGCAAAAACGAATTTACAAAGCATCTCGTCGTGGTGATGTCAAAGCATTTCGCAGACTCCAGAGGACGTTGATGAATTCCTGGGCAGCAAAGTGTCTATCGGTTCGTCGGGTTACACAAGATAACCAGGGCAAAAAGACAGCAGGGGTGGACGGTGTTAAATCACTATCCCCAGAAGCTCGTTTGATACTGGTTACAAAAATAAAACCTAAGTCAAAGGTGAAACCGACACGACGGGTTTGGATTCCCAAACCAGGAACGGATGAGAAACGACCTTTGGGTATTCCCGTAATGAACGACCGAGCCTTGCAAGCGCTGTTCAAACTGGCATTAGAGCCGGAATGGGAAGCACGATTTGAGCCTAACTCATACGGGTTCAGACCTGGGCGCTCATGTCATGATGCAAGAGAGGCAATATTCCAAGCAATTGTGCAGAAAAGTAAATTTGTGCTTGATGCCGACATTGCAAAATGCTTCGACCGCATCGACCATGAAGCACTGCTAAGAAAATTAAATACATCTCCCACCATCCGCCGACAAATTCGAGCATGGTTAAAAGCGGGGGTAATGGATGGTAAGCAGTTGTTTCCAACATCTGAGGGTACGCCACAGGGTGGGGTAATCTCTCCGCTACTAGCTAACATCGCCCTTCACGGGATGGAAGAACGGATAAATAAGGCATTCCCAGAAATGTCTCAAACCATGAGGGAAACTTGGTATCACAAAAAAGGTACAAAGTTCAGAAGCCCTCAAGTTATCCGATATGCCGATGACTTTGTGATTCTCCACAAAGACATAACCGTTGTCCAAAGATGCAGGGAGATAATCTCTGAATGGTTAATAGACATGGGTCTGGAATTGAAGCTTTCTAAAACACGTCTAACCCACACTTTAAATAAGTATGGGTCAGAAAAACCAGGTTTTAACTTCCTTGGTTTTAACATAAGACAGTGGAAAGTGGGTAAATACCACTCAAAACAAGGCTTCAAGACAATCATCACCCCAAGCAAGGAAAAGCAAAAGATACATTACGACCGAATAGCAAGTATCATCGATGACCATAAAGCAGCGCCACAAATGGCGTTAATCAGCCGACTAAATCCGGTAATAACAGGATGGTCTAACTACTATTCAACATCAGTAAGCAAGGTTATCTTTGCTGACCTAGATAATCTCATGTATCCAAAGCTAAAGGCTTGGGCGCAACACCGCCACCCCAAGAAATCCAGGGGATGGGTAACAAAGAAATATTGGCAAACCATAGGTGGTGATAATTGGGTATTCGCAACCAGGCAAGAGGGTAAAAACCCGTTGCGGTTACGGTCACACGCGGAAACAAAAATTATTCGGCATGTGAAAGTTAAAGGCGAAGCTAGTCCTTATGATGGCAACCTAATTTACTGGAGTTCAAGAATGGGAGAACACCCAGAAACGACTACGAGAGTAGCAACACTCTTAAAGAAACAAAAAGGGAAGTGTACCCACTGCCGAATGTACTTTCGAGAGGAAGATGTACTGGAGATTGACCACAAAATCCCCAAAAGTTTGGGAGGTAAAGACGATTATAAAAATCTCCAGATATTACACAGACACTGCCACGATGAAAAGACAACTGTAGATGGTTCAGTTGTGAAGTACGCATGA
- a CDS encoding transposase: MSLIQNLGGDKTVAKSKTPSFVTTISLVVDSKQESELLARFQASRQLYNACLNEAVTRMELVKNSDIYQAARKLPREQKKQRSNMFSEARKLYRYSDYELQAYATLVSNKSKWIADKIDSNTQQTIATRAFRASEKVLFGLAKKVRFKTSNRFRSVEGKTNKQGLRWKDNQVVWGKLRLNSIIDKFNPVIQHGLNSPVKYIRLLWKEINGKRRWFIQIINEGIPHQKPQNYVLEGTIGLDLNISNIAFVSDNQAGLLPFADKVPNFQKEITRLQQKMQRSQRANNPDNYEPDFLAKKGRKIVTKKGKVKKGNRRWNKSKSYKKVAQKKRELERRKTSYAKSQNRKVVNEVLRHGSIIKTEKVSVKGWQKRYGKAISAKSPGFVQSELKRKAESAGGQFITFSTQKTALSQTHLDGSRIKKSLSQRVHRDVTGVVMHRDIFSAFLSRYVNEDQLSLQDAQYEYPRLESILKSAWQQYRINCEQVSASESRLSHLPSEQFDLQGKSDNQIAVKREKLS, encoded by the coding sequence ATGAGCCTTATACAAAATTTAGGAGGTGATAAAACAGTGGCTAAGAGCAAAACTCCATCTTTCGTAACTACAATTTCATTAGTGGTTGACAGCAAGCAAGAATCAGAATTATTAGCTAGGTTTCAAGCGAGTAGACAGCTATACAATGCTTGTCTAAATGAAGCGGTGACTAGGATGGAGTTAGTTAAAAATTCTGATATTTATCAAGCAGCTAGAAAGTTACCTAGAGAGCAAAAGAAACAACGTTCTAATATGTTCTCTGAAGCTAGAAAGTTGTATAGATATTCGGATTATGAATTACAAGCTTATGCCACGTTAGTTAGTAATAAATCAAAATGGATTGCTGATAAAATAGACTCAAACACTCAGCAGACGATAGCCACTCGCGCTTTTAGGGCTAGTGAAAAAGTTTTGTTTGGACTAGCCAAAAAAGTTAGATTTAAAACTTCTAATAGATTCAGGTCTGTTGAAGGTAAGACTAACAAACAAGGGTTGCGCTGGAAAGATAATCAAGTAGTTTGGGGAAAACTTAGACTCAACTCTATTATTGATAAATTTAATCCAGTAATACAGCATGGGTTAAATTCACCTGTTAAATACATTCGTCTGTTATGGAAAGAGATTAATGGTAAACGTCGCTGGTTTATCCAGATAATAAACGAGGGGATACCACATCAAAAGCCACAAAATTATGTTTTAGAAGGTACTATTGGTTTAGACCTTAATATCTCCAACATCGCTTTTGTAAGTGACAATCAAGCGGGACTGTTGCCCTTTGCTGATAAAGTCCCTAACTTCCAGAAGGAGATAACGAGACTACAACAAAAAATGCAACGTTCCCAACGTGCTAATAATCCTGACAATTATGAGCCAGATTTCTTAGCTAAAAAGGGACGCAAAATAGTTACCAAAAAAGGCAAAGTCAAAAAGGGTAATCGCAGGTGGAACAAGTCTAAATCCTACAAAAAGGTTGCTCAAAAGAAGCGTGAACTAGAAAGACGTAAAACTTCTTATGCCAAGTCTCAAAACCGTAAAGTAGTTAATGAGGTTTTAAGGCATGGCAGCATAATTAAAACGGAAAAAGTCTCAGTCAAAGGATGGCAGAAACGCTACGGTAAGGCTATTTCTGCTAAATCACCTGGATTTGTACAATCTGAATTGAAACGCAAGGCTGAAAGTGCTGGTGGTCAATTCATAACTTTTTCTACTCAGAAAACTGCACTCTCTCAAACTCATTTAGATGGTAGTCGTATCAAAAAATCGCTATCCCAACGGGTTCATAGAGATGTGACAGGAGTTGTTATGCACCGTGATATTTTTAGTGCATTTCTGAGTAGATACGTTAATGAGGATCAGTTGTCATTGCAGGATGCTCAATATGAGTATCCAAGGTTGGAGTCAATCTTAAAGTCGGCATGGCAGCAATATCGAATAAACTGCGAACAAGTAAGCGCGTCTGAAAGTAGGTTATCTCATTTACCCTCAGAGCAGTTCGACTTACAAGGCAAAAGTGATAACCAGATAGCGGTAAAGCGCGAAAAGTTATCATAA
- the tnpA gene encoding IS200/IS605 family transposase, whose product MKKSSREYRHNNHSVGSATVHLIWIPKRRKPVLVGDIKFRLSQIMTEVANEKGWIIKCLEIAPDHVHALVEYDPSTPINSIVKAFKGRSSRYLRQEFPQLLKLPTLWTHSYYYDSTGKISSAIIEKYINDPHHYK is encoded by the coding sequence ATGAAAAAATCTAGCAGGGAGTACAGGCATAACAATCATTCGGTAGGGTCTGCTACTGTGCATTTAATCTGGATACCCAAGAGAAGAAAACCCGTTTTAGTTGGAGACATTAAATTTCGTCTTAGCCAAATAATGACTGAGGTTGCAAATGAAAAAGGATGGATAATTAAATGCTTAGAGATTGCACCTGACCATGTTCATGCTTTGGTGGAATATGACCCCAGCACACCAATTAATTCAATTGTTAAAGCTTTCAAAGGTCGCTCATCCAGATATTTAAGACAAGAGTTTCCACAATTACTTAAACTTCCTACTTTGTGGACTCACTCGTATTACTACGATTCAACGGGAAAAATTTCATCTGCAATTATTGAGAAATACATTAATGACCCACATCACTACAAATAA
- a CDS encoding class I SAM-dependent methyltransferase → MTDDSTSVHDPFKQFERDRFSLVAQKYDEAIATVTSQVDEAILDAVGASGLRLLDVACGTGWLSAAALKREAIVTGLDYAENMVAIARVRCPQASFYNGDAENLPFESGQFEAVVCSLSILHFPNPERAIAESFRVLKPGGRYAFTCWTPPTCNPFMALILGSVQTYGNMDLDLPSGPPLFRFGERGECERVLSAEGFTEVSVTELPIKWTFSTPK, encoded by the coding sequence ATGACAGATGACTCGACCAGTGTTCATGATCCATTCAAACAGTTCGAGCGTGACAGATTTTCTCTCGTAGCCCAAAAATATGATGAAGCGATCGCTACTGTAACTTCTCAGGTGGATGAAGCCATATTGGATGCTGTAGGAGCATCTGGTTTGAGGTTGCTCGATGTAGCTTGCGGGACTGGCTGGCTTAGTGCCGCAGCATTAAAGCGGGAGGCCATAGTAACAGGATTGGACTATGCAGAGAATATGGTGGCTATTGCCAGAGTGCGATGCCCTCAAGCATCATTTTATAACGGAGATGCTGAGAACCTTCCTTTTGAGTCGGGCCAGTTTGAGGCGGTTGTTTGTAGCTTGAGCATCCTCCATTTCCCCAACCCAGAAAGAGCGATCGCTGAATCCTTTCGCGTACTCAAACCGGGAGGGCGATATGCCTTTACCTGTTGGACACCGCCAACGTGCAATCCGTTTATGGCTCTTATACTGGGTTCGGTGCAGACTTATGGCAACATGGATCTGGATCTACCTTCGGGGCCGCCTTTGTTCCGCTTCGGCGAAAGAGGCGAATGTGAAAGGGTCTTGAGCGCCGAGGGATTCACTGAGGTGTCTGTCACTGAATTGCCTATAAAGTGGACTTTCTCTACACCTAAATAG
- a CDS encoding Gfo/Idh/MocA family protein — protein MTNQIKIAVIGVGRWGVHLLRNFLAHPQVDVVAVIDPHPERLAAIKQQFNLDDNVVLTTQWEDLKKVPGLTGVAIATPATTHYVLIKDALQQGYHVLAEKPLTLNPGECRELCQLAEQHHLILMVDHTYLFHPAVERGKTVVQAGKLGDLRYGYATRTHLGPVRQDVDALWDLAIHDIAIFNAWLGQTPVKVQATGTVWLQGEGSREWGAGSREMTHSPSQGLADLVWLTLTYPDNFQAYIHLCWLNPDKQRRLAIVGNLGSLIFDEMSQSSPLTLLHGEFEQQGNQFIPLNQKQVMLELEPGEPLGRVCSCFVVSVLNNTPSEVSSGWVGAQLVEILAALTVSLKQGGQPVFLNDKEQK, from the coding sequence ATGACAAACCAAATTAAAATTGCTGTCATCGGAGTTGGGCGTTGGGGAGTGCATTTGCTGCGGAATTTCTTAGCACATCCTCAAGTAGATGTAGTTGCTGTAATAGACCCCCATCCAGAACGATTAGCGGCGATAAAACAGCAGTTTAATTTAGATGATAATGTAGTCTTAACAACTCAATGGGAAGATTTAAAGAAAGTTCCAGGGTTGACAGGGGTGGCGATCGCAACTCCAGCTACCACTCACTACGTTTTAATTAAAGACGCTCTCCAACAGGGATACCATGTTTTAGCTGAAAAACCTCTAACTCTCAACCCAGGAGAATGTCGGGAACTTTGCCAGTTAGCAGAGCAGCATCATTTAATACTCATGGTTGACCATACTTATTTATTTCACCCAGCAGTTGAGCGAGGAAAAACTGTAGTACAAGCGGGGAAATTAGGTGATTTACGCTATGGCTACGCGACGCGCACCCATTTGGGGCCTGTTCGGCAAGATGTTGATGCGCTGTGGGACTTAGCTATTCACGATATTGCTATCTTTAACGCTTGGCTGGGACAGACCCCTGTGAAAGTACAAGCAACGGGTACGGTGTGGCTACAGGGAGAGGGGAGTAGGGAGTGGGGAGCAGGGAGTAGGGAAATGACCCACTCCCCATCTCAAGGATTAGCTGACCTAGTATGGCTAACACTGACATATCCAGATAACTTTCAAGCTTATATTCACTTATGCTGGCTAAATCCTGATAAGCAGCGACGGCTGGCGATTGTAGGTAACCTTGGTAGTTTGATTTTTGATGAAATGTCGCAATCATCACCTCTCACCCTACTACATGGTGAGTTTGAACAGCAGGGGAATCAATTTATTCCTCTAAATCAAAAGCAGGTGATGCTGGAATTAGAGCCAGGGGAACCATTGGGGCGAGTTTGCTCCTGCTTTGTTGTCTCTGTTCTTAACAATACTCCCTCAGAGGTTTCGTCTGGCTGGGTAGGCGCACAGTTAGTAGAAATTCTTGCTGCTTTAACAGTATCTCTTAAGCAAGGCGGCCAACCTGTTTTTTTGAATGATAAGGAGCAAAAGTAA